The proteins below are encoded in one region of Coleofasciculus chthonoplastes PCC 7420:
- the lysS gene encoding lysine--tRNA ligase, whose product MSPEQSPPDRQNTLEEIRATRLEKVQQLKALGIEPYAYHWQSTHQAAELQEKFADLGNGEEVDFEVAIAGRILARRVFGKLAFFNLQDETGTIQLYLDKKRITATMTDLPNPFTPLKQLTDIGDILGVKGTIKRTDKGELSVYVSEYAILTKSLLPLPDKWHGLTDTEKRYRQRYVDLMVNPTVRETFRRRAKITAAIRRYLEDRGFIEIETPVFSTEAGGAEARPFITYHNTLEMELYLRIATELHLKRLIVGGFEKVFELGRIFRNEGISTRHNPEFTSIEVYQAYADYNDMMTLTENLITTVTQESLTTLEITYQGETIDFTPPWRRVTMHELVQEVTGLDFNQFKTFDEAKIAAKKVGIEGVEDCPSLGKLLNECFEQKCEETLIQPTFIVDFPIEISPLAKPHRSKPGLVERFELFMAGRETANSFSELTDPIDQRERLEAQAARKAAGDLEAQGVDEDFLAALEYGMPPTGGLGIGIDRLVMLLTDSASIRDVIAFPLLKSSSRDGSPAP is encoded by the coding sequence ATGTCCCCTGAGCAGTCCCCACCCGATCGCCAAAACACTCTGGAAGAAATTCGTGCTACCCGTTTGGAAAAAGTCCAACAGCTTAAAGCGTTGGGAATTGAGCCGTATGCCTATCACTGGCAGTCTACTCACCAGGCGGCTGAACTGCAAGAGAAGTTCGCGGATCTAGGGAATGGTGAAGAAGTTGACTTTGAAGTCGCGATCGCAGGTCGTATTTTAGCGCGTCGTGTCTTTGGCAAGTTGGCATTTTTCAATCTCCAAGACGAAACCGGAACGATTCAACTCTATCTGGACAAAAAGCGGATTACCGCAACTATGACAGATCTGCCGAATCCGTTCACCCCTCTCAAGCAACTCACGGATATTGGCGACATTTTAGGCGTAAAGGGGACAATTAAGCGCACCGATAAAGGGGAACTCTCGGTCTATGTCAGTGAATATGCTATTCTGACCAAATCCCTATTACCCTTACCCGATAAATGGCATGGTCTCACCGATACCGAAAAGCGCTATCGCCAGCGTTATGTGGACTTGATGGTGAATCCCACCGTTCGGGAAACCTTCCGCCGCCGTGCTAAAATTACCGCCGCCATTCGCCGCTATTTAGAGGATCGTGGCTTTATTGAAATTGAAACCCCTGTCTTTAGTACAGAAGCAGGCGGTGCAGAAGCCCGTCCTTTTATCACCTATCACAATACCCTAGAGATGGAGTTGTACCTGCGAATTGCCACAGAACTCCACCTGAAGCGGTTAATTGTGGGCGGATTTGAAAAAGTATTTGAGTTGGGGCGAATTTTCCGAAACGAGGGAATTTCCACGCGCCACAATCCAGAATTTACCTCAATTGAGGTGTACCAGGCTTACGCCGACTATAACGATATGATGACGTTGACGGAAAATTTAATAACTACCGTCACTCAAGAGAGTTTGACAACTCTGGAAATTACTTATCAAGGTGAAACAATTGACTTCACACCGCCTTGGCGTCGTGTCACGATGCATGAGTTGGTGCAAGAGGTGACAGGGTTAGATTTTAATCAGTTCAAGACATTCGATGAAGCAAAAATTGCGGCTAAAAAGGTGGGGATTGAAGGGGTAGAAGATTGTCCATCATTGGGGAAACTGCTCAATGAATGCTTCGAGCAAAAATGTGAGGAAACCCTGATTCAGCCCACATTTATTGTTGATTTCCCGATTGAAATTTCGCCTCTGGCAAAACCTCATCGTTCCAAGCCAGGATTAGTGGAACGCTTTGAGTTATTTATGGCTGGACGAGAAACGGCGAATAGCTTTTCTGAATTAACTGATCCGATTGATCAACGGGAACGCTTAGAAGCGCAAGCTGCGCGGAAAGCGGCTGGAGACTTGGAAGCCCAAGGGGTTGATGAAGACTTTCTCGCGGCGTTAGAGTATGGAATGCCACCAACAGGGGGGTTAGGAATTGGTATTGACCGTTTAGTGATGTTATTGACGGATTCGGCGAGTATTCGGGATGTGATTGCGTTTCCGTTGCTCAAGAGTAGCAGCCGCGATGGTTCTCCTGCACCCTGA
- a CDS encoding phytoene desaturase family protein: protein MSFPDIIVIGSGIGGLSCAAMLSRYGLNVTVCESHSIPGGAAHSFIRNGYTFDSGPSLYSGLSYSPSPNPLRQVLDAIGEELPCLTYDTWGCCLPEGDFDTSVGASQFADVLAKLRGNQAVAEWRSLQQVMAPLGQAAIAIPPAAVRWDLGVALTVGRFAPSLWQHGFNVMKMTGPFSQIMDDVVVDPFLRNWLNLLCFLLSGLPANGTSAAEMAFMFADWYQPGVVLDYPVGGSGALVEALVRGLKKHGGQLRLNAHIEQVLVENNRAVGVRLRGGEEIRARQGVVSNASVWDTLKLIPEDAVPREFRQSRQATPTCESFMHLHLGIDAEGLGSDLACHHIVVNDWDKGVSAPQNVVLISIPSILDPSLAPPGKHVIHVYTPGNEPYELWQGLDRHSEDYIQQKQVRSQVMWQALERIIPDVRSRCDLTLVGTPLTHERFLRRYRGSYGPAIQAGVGFFPGVGTPLPGLYCCGDSTFPGIGLPAVAASGMIAANTLAPVQKHLDMLREIGCIR from the coding sequence CAATGCTTTCCCGCTATGGCTTAAATGTCACGGTTTGTGAAAGCCACTCGATTCCCGGTGGGGCGGCACACAGTTTTATCCGCAACGGTTATACCTTTGATTCAGGTCCTTCGCTATACTCTGGCTTATCCTATAGTCCTTCCCCGAACCCCCTACGCCAAGTTCTGGATGCGATTGGTGAGGAACTCCCCTGTTTGACTTATGATACTTGGGGATGCTGTTTACCGGAGGGAGATTTTGACACCTCGGTGGGGGCGTCGCAATTTGCTGATGTACTGGCAAAGTTACGCGGGAATCAGGCGGTAGCGGAATGGCGTTCATTACAACAGGTAATGGCGCCATTGGGACAAGCTGCGATCGCAATTCCCCCGGCGGCGGTACGCTGGGATTTGGGGGTAGCGTTGACAGTGGGGCGATTTGCGCCATCACTGTGGCAACATGGATTCAATGTCATGAAGATGACAGGACCCTTTAGCCAGATTATGGATGATGTGGTGGTTGACCCCTTCCTACGCAACTGGTTAAATCTACTCTGTTTCCTGCTATCGGGACTCCCAGCGAATGGCACCAGCGCCGCAGAGATGGCGTTTATGTTTGCTGACTGGTATCAACCCGGTGTTGTCTTAGATTATCCCGTGGGAGGAAGTGGCGCACTCGTGGAAGCCTTGGTACGGGGATTGAAAAAACACGGGGGTCAACTGAGGCTAAATGCTCATATCGAGCAAGTTTTGGTAGAGAATAATCGGGCGGTTGGGGTGCGATTACGCGGGGGTGAGGAAATCCGGGCGCGTCAGGGGGTGGTATCCAATGCCTCGGTTTGGGATACGCTGAAATTGATACCTGAAGATGCAGTTCCTAGAGAATTTCGCCAGTCTCGACAAGCGACACCGACTTGTGAGAGTTTCATGCATCTGCATCTGGGGATTGACGCCGAAGGATTAGGTTCAGATTTAGCCTGTCACCATATTGTGGTCAACGATTGGGACAAGGGGGTGAGTGCGCCACAAAATGTGGTGTTGATCTCGATTCCTTCGATTCTTGACCCCTCCCTCGCACCACCGGGAAAGCACGTAATTCATGTTTATACGCCGGGGAATGAACCTTACGAACTTTGGCAGGGACTTGATCGCCATAGTGAAGACTATATACAGCAAAAGCAAGTGCGATCGCAAGTGATGTGGCAAGCCTTGGAAAGAATTATACCCGACGTGCGATCGCGGTGTGATCTGACACTCGTGGGTACACCGTTAACCCATGAACGGTTTTTGCGACGGTATCGAGGTTCTTATGGACCCGCGATTCAAGCGGGGGTGGGTTTCTTTCCGGGAGTGGGTACACCTCTACCCGGATTATACTGCTGTGGCGATTCCACGTTTCCCGGAATTGGGTTACCCGCAGTGGCGGCGAGTGGGATGATTGCGGCGAATACCCTAGCACCTGTACAGAAACATTTAGATATGTTGAGGGAGATTGGCTGTATTAGATGA
- a CDS encoding type III secretion system chaperone family protein, giving the protein MTTKTDNHQLESELTLLTRTTTPLTLHTITLSLSKDNDQLIECRFTFKVNLELYERIDTQALFNLKPEIRGNLSSGKFLPEPDITIETSLKPDLLRHLTEHTADANQAATYLLNLSQEQPNHPLLSTENWLALSVKQQQKSGETGYSTIWAYINPSALASGATSSEEMNQAVAKFFKDWTETNLSAVTQKATSQMLDGMLNFFKELADVSLDALEKQVPNTITEPEPSSIQIFAEMVNFFKQDDWSFYQIKGQPVLQMGFQGKNGQWTCYARARENEQQFVFYSICPVTVPKAKRRGLAEFIARANYGMVIGNFELDFAEGEIAYKTSIDVEGSTLTFPQMKRLVDTNVAMMDQYLPGIKSVIQGDASPEEAISKIEKR; this is encoded by the coding sequence ATGACCACAAAGACAGACAATCATCAACTGGAGAGCGAGTTAACGCTACTTACTCGCACCACTACCCCCCTCACCCTTCACACCATCACCCTGTCCCTAAGTAAAGATAACGATCAACTCATCGAGTGTCGTTTCACCTTCAAGGTTAACCTTGAACTCTATGAACGCATCGACACCCAAGCCTTATTCAACCTTAAACCTGAAATACGAGGTAATTTATCCTCTGGTAAATTCCTCCCTGAACCCGACATCACCATCGAAACCAGTCTAAAACCCGACTTACTTCGACACCTAACAGAACACACGGCCGATGCAAACCAAGCTGCAACCTATCTCCTGAATCTTAGCCAAGAACAACCCAACCACCCCCTGCTTTCTACTGAAAATTGGTTAGCATTATCCGTCAAACAACAACAAAAATCAGGCGAAACAGGTTACAGTACAATCTGGGCTTATATTAATCCCTCCGCACTGGCTTCTGGTGCAACATCCAGTGAAGAAATGAATCAAGCCGTTGCTAAATTTTTCAAAGATTGGACAGAGACTAACTTATCTGCCGTCACGCAAAAAGCAACATCTCAGATGCTTGATGGAATGCTCAATTTCTTTAAAGAATTAGCTGATGTCAGTCTGGATGCCCTAGAAAAGCAAGTACCTAACACCATTACCGAACCTGAACCATCCAGCATCCAGATTTTTGCGGAAATGGTCAATTTCTTTAAACAGGATGATTGGTCTTTTTACCAGATCAAAGGACAACCTGTATTACAAATGGGATTTCAGGGTAAAAATGGTCAATGGACTTGCTACGCTAGAGCGAGAGAAAACGAACAGCAATTCGTCTTTTACTCAATTTGCCCAGTTACAGTACCTAAAGCCAAGCGTCGAGGGTTAGCCGAATTCATCGCTAGAGCCAATTATGGCATGGTTATCGGCAATTTTGAGTTAGACTTTGCTGAAGGAGAAATTGCCTACAAAACTAGCATTGACGTTGAAGGGTCAACACTCACGTTTCCTCAAATGAAGCGCTTGGTTGACACCAACGTGGCGATGATGGATCAATATTTACCGGGAATCAAGTCTGTGATTCAGGGAGATGCATCACCAGAAGAGGCAATTTCCAAAATCGAAAAGCGGTAA
- a CDS encoding alpha-ketoglutarate-dependent dioxygenase AlkB family protein, giving the protein MYTQISLFKESEENQPNYRELLPMPDAEVMMYYNFFRKDESEKIFSKLYRTVAWKQETTSLYSRQISLPRLTAWYGDEGRAYTYSKIKMEPQPWIPILKSIKLQIEEISNEVFNSVLLNLYRDGKDSISWHSDDEPELGKNPVIASVSFGGNRRFMFRHKYKKELKFNIELNRGSLLLMKGETQHFWQHQIPKTNKVIQPRINLTFRKII; this is encoded by the coding sequence ATGTACACACAAATCTCGTTATTCAAAGAATCAGAAGAAAATCAGCCTAACTATAGGGAATTATTACCTATGCCTGATGCTGAAGTGATGATGTATTACAATTTTTTCCGTAAAGATGAAAGTGAAAAAATATTTTCTAAGCTTTACAGGACTGTGGCTTGGAAGCAAGAAACAACATCACTATATAGTAGGCAAATTTCACTACCAAGGCTTACTGCTTGGTATGGAGATGAAGGGAGAGCTTACACTTACTCAAAAATTAAAATGGAGCCTCAACCTTGGATTCCTATTTTGAAAAGTATCAAGCTTCAGATTGAGGAGATAAGTAACGAGGTATTTAATAGTGTTTTACTCAATCTATACCGTGATGGCAAGGATAGCATATCTTGGCATAGTGATGATGAGCCAGAACTGGGGAAAAATCCTGTAATAGCCTCTGTGAGCTTTGGAGGGAATCGGCGTTTTATGTTTAGGCATAAATACAAAAAAGAATTGAAATTTAATATTGAACTAAATAGAGGCAGCCTCTTACTGATGAAAGGAGAGACTCAACATTTTTGGCAGCACCAAATACCAAAAACAAATAAAGTGATTCAGCCGAGAATAAATCTCACTTTTAGAAAAATCATTTGA
- a CDS encoding putative toxin, with product MRFSPCCHIDGANRPTVNAAGGIQDTVEAEPDTSSIDAREATALEQPEAGEPTDVNAEGAVPQPRSEAEVSAPLQANSQELDQQMAAENVTEEQLANSNEPEFIAALDAKRQAQDHAATAPTAYRAEEQGILTQGQTEAQTMAQTQLGEMHGQREQQLNEVMGLQDETKSQDEQERTRVANEINGIYEQTKTDVETILSDLDTEVTNKFDAGAAAAKQKFEAYVSENMEAYKQERYGELWDITGYDERFGDAVFGLPPEVNQFFVDGRQLYIDEMDIALTDIANYVAEKLNEAKERIDQGKQEIQEYVAGLPDNLRQVGEDAAQNIQSQFDQLEESVNNKQNELIDSLAQQYSTSLQEVDARIEEMKAENRGLVNQFTDMMGGVFNTIGQIRSMLEGVLAGAAGAIGAILSDPIGFLGNLISGVKQGLDSFVGNIATHLQGGLVAWLTGTMGGLGIQIPDDLFSLEGIFNLVAQILGLTWDYIRSKAVRMFGDPVVAAMEQGLEMFQVLQSEGAIALWEQVQDQFTDLKEQVIDQIKDMVITQVIQSGVSWMLGLLTPAGAFVKAAQTIYNIVMFFVNRGSQVVELVQAITESIGAIASGALGQAASLVESALAKALPVAIGFLASLIGVSGLARKVQDVVEGIRKRIDDAIEFVLNKAKQMAASLLRRLGIGRGEEGEEDEQEQPLDLPEVRFTDATGENHRMWMQESGNRYQLMVASGNPQKVEDAVEPDGEFADYVNEYQTYQSNGGKQTILQYVEGRAARKLGRRSEQPAIAAYNRVAGLSVSKNNTAIEFLAGTAQNFTIETTSNRPNGVRIPDFFSQGQVVGEIKNVERQDYDSQMKDNVRIARGDRVRLQGMQELLPPTNRFDLVVRTPSEAHPNGTHVSSPLRGAIAAAGGQVYELI from the coding sequence ATGAGATTCAGCCCATGTTGCCACATTGACGGCGCAAATCGTCCCACCGTCAACGCCGCAGGAGGTATTCAAGATACAGTCGAGGCAGAACCGGATACCAGTAGTATTGATGCCAGAGAAGCGACAGCGCTAGAGCAGCCAGAGGCGGGAGAGCCAACCGATGTCAATGCCGAGGGAGCTGTTCCCCAACCAAGGAGTGAGGCTGAAGTATCCGCACCGCTACAGGCAAATAGCCAAGAACTCGACCAGCAGATGGCGGCAGAAAATGTCACCGAGGAACAACTGGCGAATTCTAATGAACCGGAATTTATTGCCGCACTAGATGCCAAGAGACAGGCACAGGATCATGCGGCGACAGCACCTACTGCCTATCGTGCCGAGGAGCAAGGGATATTAACTCAGGGGCAAACTGAGGCTCAAACCATGGCTCAAACCCAGTTAGGGGAAATGCATGGTCAGCGGGAGCAACAGTTAAATGAGGTGATGGGGCTTCAAGATGAAACAAAGAGCCAAGATGAACAGGAACGAACTAGAGTCGCTAATGAAATTAATGGCATTTATGAGCAAACAAAGACAGATGTTGAAACGATACTCAGTGATTTAGATACAGAAGTCACTAATAAATTTGACGCTGGTGCAGCAGCAGCCAAGCAAAAGTTTGAGGCTTACGTTAGTGAAAACATGGAAGCCTACAAACAAGAACGTTACGGTGAGTTGTGGGATATTACAGGCTACGATGAACGGTTCGGTGATGCGGTATTTGGCTTGCCGCCAGAGGTGAACCAATTCTTTGTCGATGGGCGGCAATTATATATCGATGAGATGGATATCGCTCTCACCGATATTGCCAATTATGTTGCTGAAAAACTCAATGAGGCGAAAGAACGAATTGATCAAGGCAAGCAGGAGATTCAGGAATATGTGGCTGGGTTGCCAGACAATCTCCGACAGGTTGGAGAAGATGCAGCACAGAACATTCAAAGCCAATTTGATCAGTTAGAGGAAAGTGTTAATAATAAGCAAAATGAGTTAATCGACTCATTGGCACAACAGTACAGCACGAGTCTGCAAGAGGTTGACGCTCGCATTGAGGAGATGAAAGCGGAAAATCGAGGTTTAGTCAACCAATTCACGGATATGATGGGTGGGGTTTTCAACACGATTGGGCAAATCCGCTCCATGCTCGAAGGCGTGTTGGCAGGTGCGGCGGGTGCAATTGGCGCGATTCTATCAGACCCGATTGGGTTCTTGGGCAATTTAATCAGTGGGGTGAAGCAGGGCTTAGATAGCTTTGTGGGCAATATTGCAACCCACTTGCAAGGCGGACTGGTTGCCTGGTTGACGGGAACAATGGGAGGCTTGGGGATTCAGATTCCCGATGATCTGTTCAGCTTGGAGGGTATTTTTAACTTAGTCGCGCAAATACTGGGTCTAACGTGGGATTATATCCGCTCCAAGGCGGTGAGGATGTTTGGAGATCCAGTCGTGGCGGCGATGGAACAAGGATTAGAAATGTTCCAAGTCTTGCAATCTGAAGGAGCGATCGCGCTGTGGGAACAGGTTCAAGACCAGTTTACTGACTTGAAAGAGCAGGTGATTGACCAGATTAAGGATATGGTGATTACCCAAGTGATTCAGTCCGGTGTGAGCTGGATGCTAGGTCTGTTGACACCAGCCGGAGCGTTTGTCAAGGCAGCGCAGACGATTTACAACATTGTCATGTTCTTCGTCAACCGAGGTAGCCAGGTTGTCGAACTGGTGCAGGCGATAACCGAATCGATTGGTGCGATCGCATCGGGAGCGCTGGGTCAAGCGGCGAGTTTAGTTGAGTCGGCGCTGGCTAAAGCTTTACCTGTGGCGATTGGTTTCTTGGCTTCGTTGATTGGTGTCAGTGGATTGGCTCGGAAGGTACAGGATGTTGTTGAAGGGATTCGCAAGCGGATTGATGACGCGATCGAGTTTGTACTTAACAAAGCCAAGCAGATGGCGGCTAGTCTATTAAGGCGGCTGGGTATTGGTAGAGGTGAGGAAGGTGAGGAAGATGAACAAGAACAACCGCTTGATCTACCTGAAGTCCGATTCACGGATGCAACAGGGGAAAATCACCGTATGTGGATGCAGGAGAGCGGCAACCGTTACCAGCTTATGGTAGCTTCCGGAAATCCTCAGAAGGTAGAAGATGCTGTCGAGCCAGACGGTGAGTTTGCGGATTATGTGAACGAGTATCAGACCTATCAAAGTAATGGCGGAAAACAAACCATTCTACAATATGTAGAGGGGCGAGCTGCAAGGAAACTTGGTCGCCGATCAGAACAACCTGCCATAGCAGCTTACAACCGGGTTGCAGGACTTTCAGTATCAAAGAACAATACAGCAATCGAATTTCTTGCAGGTACTGCCCAGAACTTTACCATAGAGACAACGAGTAACCGTCCTAACGGTGTTCGTATTCCAGACTTTTTCAGCCAAGGACAGGTAGTAGGAGAAATAAAGAATGTAGAGAGACAAGATTACGATTCACAAATGAAGGACAATGTTCGGATAGCAAGGGGAGATCGGGTGAGGCTTCAGGGTATGCAAGAACTTCTACCACCTACAAATCGTTTTGACCTAGTGGTTCGTACACCATCCGAGGCGCACCCGAATGGAACCCATGTTTCGAGTCCACTTCGAGGGGCAATCGCAGCAGCAGGTGGTCAGGTTTATGAATTGATATAG
- a CDS encoding HNH endonuclease, translating to MSARRPIPETIQYQVRQRANLLCEYCHASEQWQYVTFTIEHIIPLAKNGADTLDNLALACFHCNRKKSDRMTAIDPQSEAEVPLFNPRQDNWSNQFIWSADGLFIIGLTPVGRTTVKLSCI from the coding sequence ATGTCTGCTCGTCGTCCAATTCCTGAAACGATCCAATACCAAGTTCGTCAGCGGGCTAATCTTTTATGCGAATACTGTCATGCTTCTGAACAATGGCAATATGTAACCTTTACTATCGAGCATATCATTCCACTCGCGAAAAATGGAGCTGATACTCTTGACAATTTGGCTTTAGCTTGCTTCCATTGTAACCGCAAGAAATCAGATCGAATGACAGCTATCGATCCTCAGTCAGAGGCAGAAGTCCCCCTGTTTAACCCCAGACAAGATAATTGGAGTAATCAATTTATTTGGTCAGCGGATGGACTATTCATCATCGGTTTAACCCCAGTTGGACGGACAACGGTTAAGCTGTCATGCATTTAA